One stretch of Chitinophagales bacterium DNA includes these proteins:
- the lysM gene encoding peptidoglycan-binding protein LysM, giving the protein MGLFQFVKNAGAKLFKKEEKVSEEDKTKALLNHIRGFNLRTEGVTASLSGATVTLSGTVDTLQEKNRIIMAAGNIDGVEAVQDNITIEEKVEVKEDEQQFYTVKSGDYLSKIAKQVYGDANKYNIIFEANRPMLSDPDKIYPGQNLVIPRLS; this is encoded by the coding sequence ATGGGATTATTTCAATTTGTAAAAAACGCTGGTGCTAAATTATTCAAAAAAGAAGAAAAAGTTTCTGAAGAAGATAAAACAAAAGCACTTTTAAACCACATTAGAGGTTTTAATTTAAGAACCGAAGGCGTAACTGCCTCATTAAGTGGTGCTACGGTAACGCTTAGTGGCACTGTAGATACACTACAAGAAAAAAATAGAATTATAATGGCTGCCGGAAACATAGACGGTGTTGAAGCAGTACAAGATAATATTACTATAGAAGAAAAAGTAGAAGTAAAAGAAGACGAGCAACAATTTTATACCGTAAAATCTGGCGACTACTTGTCTAAAATAGCTAAGCAAGTTTATGGCGATGCTAACAAATACAATATTATTTTTGAAGCTAACAGACCTATGCTTTCTGATCCGGATAAAATTTACCCTGGTCAAAACTTAGTGATACCAAGATTAAGCTAA
- a CDS encoding CBS domain-containing protein: MLAKFAIEESIPYLKLTDEIGFALDLMEEYKQEHLPVVKGKKLIGVVSEQQLLDATEEKTLADFKFPFTKIAVNENAHLFDAMKAGYECNSSVLPVVDDNENYKGLISPKSLLIKLSEFNFASEIGGIFVIELNANDYSLAEIARLVESNNASILSIATAKLADINKIQVTVKVNTLDLTYIIATLERYEYNITYIFQHTEQLDHLKERYNELMNYMDM, encoded by the coding sequence GTGTTAGCTAAATTTGCCATAGAAGAAAGTATTCCTTATCTAAAACTAACCGATGAAATAGGTTTTGCTTTAGACTTAATGGAAGAATACAAACAAGAACATCTACCTGTAGTAAAAGGTAAAAAATTAATAGGTGTGGTATCTGAGCAGCAACTTTTAGATGCTACGGAAGAAAAAACACTTGCCGATTTTAAATTCCCATTTACAAAAATAGCGGTAAATGAAAATGCTCATCTTTTTGATGCCATGAAAGCAGGCTACGAATGCAATAGCAGTGTGCTTCCGGTAGTAGATGACAATGAAAATTATAAGGGATTAATTTCGCCTAAAAGTTTATTGATAAAGCTGTCAGAATTTAACTTTGCCAGCGAAATAGGCGGTATTTTTGTCATAGAACTTAATGCCAATGACTATTCTTTAGCAGAAATAGCTCGTTTGGTAGAGTCTAATAATGCATCTATATTATCAATAGCAACTGCAAAATTAGCCGACATAAACAAAATACAAGTTACGGTAAAAGTAAACACATTAGATCTTACCTATATTATAGCCACTTTAGAGAGATACGAATACAACATAACGTATATATTTCAGCACACGGAGCAATTAGACCACTTAAAAGAACGCTATAATGAGCTAATGAACTACATGGATATGTAA
- a CDS encoding alpha/beta hydrolase, whose protein sequence is IENLVSKYNLNQFHIVGNSLGGHIGLVYAINNINKVASITLTGSSGLFENSLGGSYPNRKDYNFVKKKTEETFYDAKNASKELVDEVFETVNNREKALRTISLARSAVRHNLRSELYKITCPVNLIWGKEDTITPLFVAEEFKKLLPNAQLNIINQCGHAPMMEQPEQFNNYLEQFLNTLNKKEQKC, encoded by the coding sequence TTATTGAAAATTTGGTTAGTAAGTACAATTTAAACCAATTTCATATAGTGGGCAATTCTTTAGGCGGACATATTGGCTTGGTATATGCCATTAACAATATAAACAAAGTAGCTTCTATAACACTTACAGGTAGTTCCGGTCTTTTTGAAAACTCGCTGGGAGGTAGCTATCCAAATAGGAAAGATTATAATTTTGTAAAAAAGAAAACAGAAGAAACTTTTTATGATGCTAAAAATGCCAGTAAAGAATTAGTAGATGAAGTATTTGAAACGGTTAATAATAGAGAAAAAGCACTAAGAACTATTTCCTTGGCTCGGTCGGCAGTTAGGCATAATTTAAGAAGTGAATTATATAAAATAACCTGCCCTGTAAATTTAATTTGGGGCAAAGAAGATACAATAACGCCTCTGTTTGTGGCAGAAGAATTTAAAAAATTACTACCCAATGCTCAATTAAATATAATAAATCAATGCGGACACGCCCCTATGATGGAGCAACCCGAACAGTTTAATAATTATTTGGAGCAGTTTTTGAATACATTAAATAAAAAGGAGCAAAAGTGTTAG